GATGATGATAGAGGAGTTTGGAGAGGAATACGAAGAATACATGGAAGAGACAGGACGATTATTCCCCAAGATAATTTGAAAGCGTGAGCTGAGCGGGAGATACGGAGAATGGAGATTCCTGACGTTATTCGGGCTCTTCCAAAGGCCGAACTGCACATTCACCTCCTCGGGTCAGTACGACCAAAAACACTTGTTGAACTTGTCAAAGCAGAGGGTATTCACACCCCCTATGATAGTCAGGAGGAAATGCGGAGACTGTTCAAATACCAAGACTTCAGCCATTTCATCGAGGTGTACAGCCAGCTAATTTGTCTCATCCAGCATGAAGAGCACTTCGAAAGGTTGGCTTATGAAGCGCTTGAGGATTGTGCAGAACAGAACATCAGATATGTCGAGCTGAGTTTCTCATCGAGGGACCATACACGACAAGGCTTAGAGTTCGAGGATATGGTTGACGCGATAAACAGTGGGATTGACAGAGCGCGTAGCGAATTCGGTATTATTGCTGACATCAGAATTGATCTCGTTCGAAACTATGGGCCTGAAACTGCAATGCAAACCCTTGATGATATCAAAAGAAAGCCAGATAACATATTTTCAGTAGATCTTGGGGGAAGCGAGGATAAATACCCGCCTGAACCTTTCACGGGAGTGTATGAAAGAGCAAAGGAAATGGGGCTTCATTTGGTTGCTCATGCAGGAGAAGCCGCGGGTCCGCAGTCCATCTGGGATGCAATCAAGTATTTGGATGTTGAAGGAGTTGGGCATGCTGTGTCAGCGGTAAAAGACGCACGTCTGATGGAATATATGAGGGAAAAGCAAATCGCAATTGAAGCATGCCCAGTCAG
The Candidatus Thorarchaeota archaeon DNA segment above includes these coding regions:
- the add gene encoding adenosine deaminase, which codes for MEIPDVIRALPKAELHIHLLGSVRPKTLVELVKAEGIHTPYDSQEEMRRLFKYQDFSHFIEVYSQLICLIQHEEHFERLAYEALEDCAEQNIRYVELSFSSRDHTRQGLEFEDMVDAINSGIDRARSEFGIIADIRIDLVRNYGPETAMQTLDDIKRKPDNIFSVDLGGSEDKYPPEPFTGVYERAKEMGLHLVAHAGEAAGPQSIWDAIKYLDVEGVGHAVSAVKDARLMEYMREKQIAIEACPVSNVRTRVVESIKHHPIREYYDSGLMVTVNSDDPTLFQTNLNNEYPQLHTYLDNPFLTVLGTG